Below is a genomic region from Thioalkalivibrio sp. XN279.
TCGCCGACCAGTTCTTTCAGCACGCCCATGAGGCGATCGCCCTTGAACAGGCCCTTCCAGCCGAAGGCCAGGTCCAGCAGGCTGAACATGTCGCGCTTCTCCAGCTTGCGCGCCCACTCCGCGTAGGCCTCGAGCTGGCCGGCGGCATAGATGCCCCCCACCAGCGCGCCCATGGAGCAGCCGGAGATGTAGACGATCTCGTGCCCCAGTTCCTCCAGGTGCTGGATCACGCCGATGTGCGCCAGTCCGCGGGCGCCGCCGCTGCCCAGCACCAGGGCGATGCGCTTGCCCTTGCCGTCCCGCCGCCGCGTGCCCGCATGCCCGGTGGTCGGCGCCTGTTCCACGCTCATGTCCGCGCCGGCCCGAAGCGCGGCGTTTCGCCCGCCATGCCGGCGCGCACCGCCTCCACCTGGTTCGGCCGCCCGATGATCTGCAGCTGCAACTGCTCCTCCAGCCGCAGCGCCTCCGCGGCACTGCAGGCCCAGGCCTCGTTGAACAGTCGTTTCACGCCGCGCACCGCGTCGGGCGAGTGGCCGGCGATGGTCTCCGCGAGGGCCAGCGCCGCGGCCAGTGGATCGTCCGCCAGGCGGGTCACCAGGCCCAGCGCGGCCGCCTCCTCGCCCGGCACGATGCGCCCGGTCCAGGCGAGTTCGAGCGCGACGTCGCGCCGCACCAGGTTGCGCAGCGTCTGGCTCCCCGCCATGTCGGGGATCAGGCCCCAGCGTACCTCCATCACGGAGAGCTTCGCGTCGGGACGGGCGATGCGGATGTCGGCGCCCAGCGCCACCTGCAGCCCGCCGCCGAACACCTCGCCGTGCAGCGCGGCGATCACCGGCACCGGGCAGCGGCGCCAGGCCCAGCCGACCCGCTGCGCCAGGTTGGCCTCCTCGCCCTCGGGCCGGTCGAGCAGCTTGCGCATCTCAGCGGCGCCGCTGGCGAAAGACACCAGGTCCAGCCCGGCACAGAAGCTCTTGCCCTCGCCGGCCAGCACCACGGCGCGCAGCTCGGGATCCGTCGAGAGGGTGCGGGCGGCCTCGTCCAGCGCCTGGAACATGGCGCTGTCCAGGGCGTTGCGCTTCTCCGGCCGCGCCAGGGTGACCACGGCCACGTGGTCGCGGCGCTCGATGTTGACGCGTGTCTCGCTCATTTCTCAGTCCTCTTGCGGCGGGATCACGCCCGCCTCTGCCAGGGCCGCCAGCGCGGCCGCGTCTAAACCTGCCTCCGCG
It encodes:
- a CDS encoding crotonase/enoyl-CoA hydratase family protein; its protein translation is MSETRVNIERRDHVAVVTLARPEKRNALDSAMFQALDEAARTLSTDPELRAVVLAGEGKSFCAGLDLVSFASGAAEMRKLLDRPEGEEANLAQRVGWAWRRCPVPVIAALHGEVFGGGLQVALGADIRIARPDAKLSVMEVRWGLIPDMAGSQTLRNLVRRDVALELAWTGRIVPGEEAAALGLVTRLADDPLAAALALAETIAGHSPDAVRGVKRLFNEAWACSAAEALRLEEQLQLQIIGRPNQVEAVRAGMAGETPRFGPART